From one Humulus lupulus chromosome 8, drHumLupu1.1, whole genome shotgun sequence genomic stretch:
- the LOC133795617 gene encoding uncharacterized protein LOC133795617: MANRAQGNLPSTTEVNPKEHCQAITLSSGKKYEGPSIEQSVEDKDQDQQAHGTVDQKQSEDKVTEDLPTKAATPQVSIDHHIKIPYPQRLCKNNLDKQFSKFLEVFKKLHINISFAEAWEQMPSYVKFMKDILSKKRKMGEYETVALTEECSAILQRKLPQKLRDPRSFTIPCTIENFESMNTLCDMGASINLMSHSVFRRLKLGEARPTTVTLQLADRSIAHPRGIIKHVLVKVDKFIFPADFIVLDMEEDANIPIILGRPFLAIGRAFNRCAKRRVEVASAKRRGNI, translated from the coding sequence ATGGCCAACAGAGCTCAAGGTAATTTGCCTAGCACCACTGAAGTCAATCCAAAAGAACATTGCCAGGCTATTACTCTGAGTAGTGGGAAGAAGTATGAAGGGCCAAGCATAGAGCAGTCAGTTGAAGACAAGGATCAGGATCAACAGGCACATGGCACAGTGGATCAGAAGCAAAGTGAAGacaaggttactgaagacctccCAACCAAAGCAGCTACACCACAAGTGAGCATTGACCATCACATCAAGATTCCCTACCCTCAAAGGCTCTGCAAGAACAACTTGGATAAGCAATTTTCTAAGTTCCTTGAAGTATTCAAGAAACTGCATATCAACATCTCATTTGCGGAGGCCTGGGagcaaatgccaagttatgttaAATTCATGAAGGACATCCTATCTAAGAAGAGAAAGATGGGAGAGTATGAAACTGTGGCATTGACAGAAGAGTGTAGCGCCATTCTGCAAAGGAAGCTTCCTCAGAAACTGAGAGATCCTAGGAGTTTCACAATACCCTGCACTATTGAGAATTTTGAGAGCATGAATACTCTATGTGATATGGGGGCGAGCATTAATCTAATGTCGCATTCTGTTTTCAGAAGATTGAAGCTTGGGGAAGCAAGACCCACAACAGTGACTCTTCAGTTGGCAGATAGATCAATAGCACATCCTCGGGGTATTATTAAACATGTTCTGGTAAAAGTGGACAAGTTCATCTTCCCGGCAGACTTTATTgtacttgatatggaggaggatgccaACATCCCAATCATTCTTGGACGGCCATTTTTAGCAATTGGTAGGGCCTTTAATAGATGTGCAAAAAGGCGAGTTGAAGTTGCGAGTGCAAAAAgaagaggtaacatttaa